One window from the genome of Aliidongia dinghuensis encodes:
- the trbK-alt gene encoding putative entry exclusion protein TrbK-alt, translating to MCVRVPSLKAIGRAAAFAFVAAAIVLAAIHVGSGPARHDTAPPPSGRDPLAPALARCQALGPAAEQDADCQATWAENRRRFFDDRSAPEGR from the coding sequence ATGTGCGTTCGGGTTCCCAGCCTCAAGGCGATCGGGCGCGCAGCGGCCTTCGCCTTCGTGGCGGCTGCGATCGTCCTTGCCGCAATTCATGTCGGCAGCGGTCCTGCGCGCCACGATACCGCGCCGCCGCCCTCCGGCCGTGACCCGCTCGCGCCGGCGCTCGCTCGCTGCCAGGCGCTTGGGCCGGCCGCCGAACAGGATGCGGACTGCCAGGCAACCTGGGCCGAGAACCGGCGGCGCTTCTTTGATGACCGGTCCGCGCCGGAGGGTCGGTAA
- the trbG gene encoding P-type conjugative transfer protein TrbG, which translates to MRTLPLATLLLASASLGACSSVYKPPVISYDDTPRKAILAPDPPKPVQIVELPKPLPLPGQLKPLSAGRTAPPEAADPKARVDQANGAARIQPTRAGYINAIQEYPWSDGALYQVYAAPGQITDITLEAGEQLVGSGPVAAGDTVRWIIGDTESGVGPSKHIHILVKPTRADLVTNLVIDTDRRTYHLELRSDEKTYMAAVSWIYPQDQLIALHQQNAAADAAAPVAGGVNVDALNFRYRIAGDSPAWRPLRAFDDGRQVFIAFPSGIAQGELPPLWVIGAEGDGQLVNYRVRSNYMIVDRLFAAAELKLGGKQQQVVRIVRTDGRPQS; encoded by the coding sequence ATGCGCACTCTGCCGCTTGCCACGCTGTTGCTCGCATCCGCCTCTCTCGGCGCATGCTCTTCCGTCTACAAGCCGCCAGTCATCAGCTATGACGACACGCCGCGCAAAGCGATCCTGGCTCCTGATCCGCCCAAGCCCGTCCAGATCGTCGAACTGCCGAAGCCGCTGCCGCTGCCCGGTCAGTTGAAGCCGCTTTCGGCCGGACGCACCGCACCGCCAGAAGCCGCCGATCCGAAAGCCCGCGTCGATCAGGCCAATGGTGCCGCGCGCATCCAGCCCACGCGCGCCGGCTACATCAACGCCATCCAGGAATATCCCTGGTCGGACGGCGCGCTCTACCAGGTCTACGCGGCGCCGGGGCAGATCACCGACATCACGCTGGAAGCCGGCGAGCAGCTTGTCGGCTCGGGGCCGGTCGCCGCCGGCGACACGGTGCGCTGGATCATCGGCGACACGGAGAGCGGGGTCGGGCCCAGCAAGCACATCCATATTCTCGTCAAGCCGACCCGGGCCGATCTCGTCACCAATCTCGTCATCGACACCGACCGGCGCACCTACCATCTGGAGCTCCGCTCCGATGAGAAGACCTATATGGCGGCCGTGTCCTGGATCTATCCGCAGGACCAACTCATTGCGCTGCACCAGCAAAATGCCGCCGCCGATGCAGCCGCGCCGGTCGCCGGAGGAGTGAATGTCGACGCGCTGAATTTCCGCTACCGCATCGCAGGCGACAGCCCGGCCTGGCGTCCGCTGCGCGCCTTCGACGATGGGCGCCAGGTCTTCATCGCGTTCCCGAGCGGCATTGCGCAAGGCGAACTGCCGCCGCTCTGGGTCATCGGCGCCGAAGGCGATGGCCAGCTCGTCAACTATCGCGTCCGCAGCAACTACATGATCGTCGACCGCCTGTTTGCGGCGGCCGAGTTGAAGCTCGGCGGCAAGCAGCAGCAGGTCGTGCGCATCGTGCGGACCGACGGGAGGCCGCAGTCGTGA
- the trbF gene encoding conjugal transfer protein TrbF, giving the protein MFRRPMVRYGKTPAPETPYQRAGQVWDERIGSARVQAKNWRLAFFGSLLLSGGLAGGLVWQSARGTITPWVVQVDKLGQAQAVAPAVADYQPTDPQIAWHLARFIEEVRGIPADPVVLRQDWLEAYNYVTDKGALALNDYARTNDPFAKIGKEQVSVDVASVIRASSSSFRVEWVERRYIDDALSSTERWSAILTVVVQTPTDADRLRKNPLGVYVHALNWSKELG; this is encoded by the coding sequence ATGTTCCGACGACCCATGGTCCGGTACGGCAAGACCCCAGCACCCGAGACGCCTTATCAGCGTGCCGGCCAAGTTTGGGACGAGCGCATCGGCTCGGCCCGCGTCCAGGCGAAGAACTGGCGGCTGGCCTTCTTCGGCTCGCTTCTTCTCAGCGGCGGCCTCGCCGGCGGACTGGTCTGGCAGTCAGCCCGCGGCACGATTACGCCCTGGGTCGTGCAAGTCGACAAGCTGGGACAGGCGCAGGCCGTCGCACCCGCCGTCGCCGACTACCAGCCGACCGACCCGCAGATCGCGTGGCATCTGGCACGGTTCATCGAAGAGGTCCGCGGCATCCCCGCCGATCCGGTCGTGCTCCGCCAGGACTGGCTCGAGGCCTACAACTACGTCACCGACAAGGGCGCGCTTGCGCTCAACGACTACGCCAGGACCAACGACCCCTTCGCCAAGATCGGCAAGGAGCAGGTCTCGGTCGACGTCGCCAGCGTCATCCGCGCTTCCAGCAGCAGCTTCCGCGTCGAATGGGTCGAGCGCCGCTACATTGATGACGCGCTCAGCTCGACCGAGCGATGGAGCGCCATCCTGACCGTCGTCGTGCAGACGCCGACCGATGCCGATCGGCTGCGGAAGAACCCGCTCGGCGTCTACGTCCACGCCCTCAACTGGTCCAAGGAACTCGGCTGA
- the trbJ gene encoding P-type conjugative transfer protein TrbJ — protein MNRSHVRAALGVGVVALTLATATAPARAQWIVYDPTNFSQNVLTAARELQQVNNQIQGLENQATMLINQAKNLASLPYSSVAQLEASIQRTEQLLTQAQRIAYSVSTIDQAFTQVYPQSYSASTPNAQLLADAQTRWQNARAAYQDSMHVQAGVVQNLDNARTQINALISSSQSASGALQAAQSGNQLMGLATQQLADVTSVIAAMARAQSIDGAGKLESQVQSQQQMRNFLNYGAGYQPGSAQMFH, from the coding sequence ATGAACCGCAGCCATGTTCGCGCCGCGCTCGGCGTGGGCGTCGTCGCCCTGACGCTCGCCACGGCCACGGCACCTGCCCGGGCGCAATGGATCGTCTACGACCCGACGAACTTCTCCCAGAACGTGCTCACCGCCGCGCGCGAGCTGCAGCAGGTGAATAATCAGATCCAGGGCCTGGAGAACCAGGCCACGATGCTGATCAACCAGGCGAAGAACCTCGCCAGCCTGCCGTATTCGTCGGTCGCGCAGCTCGAAGCGTCGATCCAGCGGACCGAGCAGCTCCTCACCCAGGCGCAGCGCATCGCCTACAGCGTCAGCACGATCGACCAGGCCTTTACCCAAGTCTACCCGCAGAGCTATTCGGCTTCGACGCCGAACGCCCAGCTCCTGGCCGACGCCCAGACGCGCTGGCAGAACGCCCGCGCGGCCTACCAGGACTCGATGCATGTCCAGGCCGGCGTGGTCCAGAACCTCGACAACGCCCGCACCCAGATCAACGCCCTGATCTCGTCGAGCCAATCGGCCAGCGGCGCCCTGCAGGCGGCGCAATCCGGCAACCAGCTCATGGGCCTCGCCACCCAGCAGCTCGCGGACGTGACGTCGGTCATCGCCGCGATGGCCCGCGCGCAGAGCATCGACGGCGCCGGCAAGCTCGAGAGCCAGGTGCAATCCCAGCAGCAGATGCGGAACTTTCTCAACTACGGCGCCGGCTACCAGCCCGGCTCCGCGCAGATGTTCCACTGA
- the trbE gene encoding conjugal transfer protein TrbE — MLNLAEYRGRAQSLSDFLPWAALVAEGVVLNKDGSFQRTARFRGPDLDSSTPAELVAITSRLNNALRRLGSGWAIFIEAQREPAHSYPVSDFPEPTSGLVDAERRAQFEEEGAHFESRYFLTLLWLPPADDAARAEAWLYENRAGGSTDWRAALDGFVDRTDRVLALVEGFMPEAAWLDDGETLTYLHSCISTRRQRVRVPETPMYLDAILIDEDVTGGLEPRLGRAHLRTLTIMGFPSQTWPGLLDDLNRLAFPYRWVTRAICLDKTDATRLLGKIRRQWFAKRKSIMAILKEVMTNEASVLMDSDAANKALDADAALQELGSDLIGEAYVTATITVWDEDARTADDRLRLVEKAIQGRDFTCMRETVNAVEAWLGSLPGHVYANVRQPPISTLNLAHMMPFSAVWAGAERDEHFQAPPLFFARTEGSTPFRFSLHVGDVGHTLIVGPTGAGKSVLLALMALQFRRYSGAQVFAFDFGGSIRAAALAMGGDWHDLGGALAGDAAEPVALQPLARVDDPGERAWAAEWVAALLGRESLAITPELKEHLWSALTSLASAPLEERTITGLSVLLQSGALKQAIQPYTVAGPWGRLLDAEAERLGEADIQAFETEGLIGSGSAAAVLAYLFHRIGDRLDGQPTLLIIDEGWLALDDPGFAGQLREWLKTLRKKNASVIFATQSLADIDGSAIAPAIIESCPTRLFLPNERALEPQIAVVYRRFGLNDRQIEILSRATPKRDYYCQSRRGNRLFELGLSEVALAFTAASSKTDQAAIADLLAQHGKAGFAAAWLRSKGLDWAAGMLSPVKETTP, encoded by the coding sequence ATGCTGAACCTCGCCGAATATCGCGGCCGCGCCCAGAGCCTCTCCGATTTCCTGCCCTGGGCGGCGCTCGTCGCCGAAGGGGTCGTCCTCAACAAGGACGGCTCGTTCCAGCGGACGGCACGCTTCCGCGGCCCCGATCTCGATTCCTCGACGCCGGCCGAGCTGGTCGCGATCACCTCGCGGCTCAACAACGCCTTGCGCCGCCTCGGCTCGGGCTGGGCCATCTTCATCGAGGCGCAACGCGAGCCCGCGCACAGCTATCCCGTCAGCGACTTCCCCGAGCCGACCTCGGGCCTCGTCGACGCCGAGCGGCGGGCTCAGTTCGAGGAGGAAGGCGCTCACTTCGAGAGCCGCTACTTCCTGACGCTCCTCTGGCTGCCGCCGGCCGACGACGCAGCACGTGCCGAGGCCTGGCTTTACGAGAACCGCGCAGGCGGCTCGACCGATTGGCGCGCGGCGCTCGACGGCTTCGTCGACCGGACCGATCGTGTCCTGGCCTTGGTCGAGGGCTTCATGCCCGAAGCTGCCTGGCTCGATGACGGCGAGACGCTGACCTATCTCCATTCCTGCATCTCGACCCGGCGCCAGCGCGTCCGCGTGCCCGAGACGCCGATGTATCTCGACGCCATCCTGATCGACGAGGACGTGACCGGCGGCCTGGAGCCGCGTCTCGGCCGTGCGCATCTGCGCACCCTCACCATCATGGGATTCCCGTCGCAGACCTGGCCCGGCCTGCTCGACGACCTCAACCGCCTGGCCTTTCCGTACCGATGGGTCACGCGCGCCATCTGCCTCGACAAGACGGACGCCACCAGGCTGCTCGGCAAGATCCGGCGGCAATGGTTCGCCAAGCGGAAGTCGATCATGGCGATCCTCAAGGAGGTCATGACCAACGAGGCGTCTGTCCTGATGGATTCCGACGCCGCCAACAAGGCGCTCGACGCCGATGCCGCCTTGCAGGAGCTCGGCTCGGATCTGATCGGCGAGGCCTACGTCACCGCGACGATCACGGTTTGGGACGAGGACGCGCGGACCGCCGACGACCGGCTGCGCCTGGTCGAGAAAGCGATCCAGGGCCGCGACTTCACCTGCATGCGCGAGACGGTCAACGCGGTCGAAGCCTGGCTCGGCTCGCTGCCCGGCCACGTCTACGCCAATGTCCGGCAGCCGCCGATCTCGACGCTCAACCTCGCGCATATGATGCCGTTCTCGGCCGTGTGGGCGGGCGCGGAACGGGACGAGCATTTCCAGGCGCCGCCGCTGTTCTTCGCCCGAACCGAGGGCTCGACGCCGTTTCGTTTCTCGCTCCATGTCGGCGATGTCGGGCACACGCTCATCGTCGGCCCCACCGGCGCCGGCAAGAGCGTGCTGCTGGCGCTGATGGCGCTGCAGTTCCGTCGCTACTCAGGCGCCCAGGTCTTCGCCTTCGACTTCGGCGGCTCGATCCGCGCGGCGGCGCTCGCCATGGGCGGCGATTGGCACGATCTCGGCGGTGCCCTCGCCGGCGACGCCGCCGAGCCTGTGGCGCTGCAGCCTCTGGCGCGCGTGGACGATCCCGGCGAACGCGCCTGGGCGGCCGAGTGGGTGGCGGCGCTGCTCGGCCGAGAATCTCTGGCGATCACGCCGGAGCTGAAGGAGCATCTCTGGTCGGCGCTGACCTCGCTCGCCTCCGCGCCGCTCGAGGAACGGACGATCACCGGCCTCTCTGTGCTGCTGCAATCGGGGGCGCTGAAGCAGGCCATCCAGCCCTACACCGTCGCAGGGCCTTGGGGTCGCCTGCTCGACGCGGAAGCCGAACGGCTCGGCGAGGCCGACATCCAGGCTTTCGAGACCGAGGGGCTGATCGGCAGCGGCTCCGCCGCCGCCGTGCTCGCCTATCTCTTCCACCGCATCGGGGACCGGCTCGACGGCCAGCCGACGCTCCTCATCATCGACGAGGGCTGGCTTGCCCTCGACGATCCAGGTTTCGCCGGCCAGCTCAGGGAGTGGTTGAAGACGCTGCGCAAAAAGAACGCCAGCGTCATCTTCGCCACGCAATCGCTCGCGGACATAGACGGCTCCGCCATTGCGCCGGCCATCATCGAGAGCTGCCCGACACGGCTGTTCCTGCCGAATGAGCGCGCGCTCGAACCCCAGATCGCCGTGGTCTATCGCCGCTTCGGCTTGAACGACCGGCAGATCGAGATCCTCAGCCGCGCGACACCGAAGCGCGACTACTACTGCCAGTCGCGCCGCGGCAACCGCCTGTTCGAGCTCGGCCTCTCGGAGGTGGCACTCGCCTTCACCGCCGCATCATCGAAGACCGACCAGGCCGCCATCGCCGATCTCCTCGCCCAGCACGGCAAGGCGGGCTTCGCCGCGGCCTGGCTGCGCAGCAAGGGGCTCGACTGGGCCGCCGGCATGCTCTCGCCCGTGAAGGAGACCACACCATGA
- the trbL gene encoding P-type conjugative transfer protein TrbL, translating into MGGTGVIDNFLGTFTQYIDSGFGLVQGDVRWLAGVLIGIDITLAGLFWALVPDEDVLARLIRKTLYIGVFAFIIGNFNNLAQIIYNSFAGLGIEAGGGTISTAQLLQPGKLAQVGIDAGKPILTSISGMMGFTSVFENLVQIIILLVAWMIVVVSFFIMAIQLFVSLIEFKLTTLAGFVLVPFGLFGRTTFLAEKVLGNVVSSGVKILVLAVIVGIGQQIFGQFTNGFNNPPTISDALTLILASLALFALTIFGPGIANGLISGGPQLGAGAAIGTGLAVAGVGAAGVGLAAAGVGAVGAAAGVAAGAARGGATLAGAATTAYRAGGLSGVAEAAASSAGNTAMSPLRRAAASMRESFAAGSRSAAAGPAGSGEGAAPGAAAGSSSPPAWARRMRRNQAISQGASAAHRAIQSGDHPSSGTGVDLSEGE; encoded by the coding sequence ATGGGCGGCACCGGCGTCATCGATAATTTCCTGGGCACCTTCACCCAATACATCGACTCTGGCTTCGGCCTCGTCCAAGGCGACGTGCGCTGGCTCGCCGGCGTCCTGATCGGCATCGACATCACGCTCGCCGGTCTGTTCTGGGCGCTGGTGCCTGATGAGGACGTGCTTGCCCGGCTGATCCGCAAGACGCTCTACATCGGCGTCTTCGCCTTCATCATCGGCAATTTCAACAACCTCGCCCAGATCATCTACAACTCCTTCGCCGGCCTCGGCATCGAGGCGGGCGGCGGCACGATCTCGACCGCGCAGCTCCTGCAGCCGGGCAAGCTCGCCCAGGTCGGCATCGATGCCGGGAAGCCAATCCTGACCTCGATCTCCGGCATGATGGGCTTCACCAGCGTCTTCGAGAACCTGGTCCAGATCATCATCCTGCTGGTCGCCTGGATGATCGTCGTCGTCAGCTTCTTCATCATGGCGATCCAGCTCTTCGTGAGCCTGATCGAGTTCAAGCTGACCACGCTCGCGGGATTCGTCCTCGTCCCCTTCGGCCTGTTCGGGCGCACCACCTTCCTCGCCGAGAAGGTGCTCGGCAACGTCGTCTCCTCGGGCGTGAAGATCCTGGTGCTCGCCGTGATCGTCGGCATCGGCCAGCAGATCTTCGGGCAGTTCACCAATGGCTTCAACAACCCGCCGACCATTTCCGACGCCCTGACGCTGATCCTGGCCTCGCTCGCCTTGTTCGCGCTCACGATCTTCGGCCCGGGCATTGCCAACGGGCTGATCTCGGGTGGGCCGCAGCTCGGCGCCGGCGCCGCCATCGGTACGGGTCTTGCGGTCGCCGGTGTCGGCGCAGCAGGTGTTGGGCTCGCGGCCGCCGGCGTTGGCGCGGTCGGCGCAGCCGCCGGCGTGGCGGCAGGCGCCGCACGCGGCGGCGCGACCCTGGCGGGTGCTGCCACCACCGCCTACCGCGCCGGCGGCCTGTCCGGCGTCGCCGAGGCCGCAGCCTCCTCGGCGGGCAATACCGCGATGAGCCCGCTTCGTCGTGCCGCCGCCAGCATGCGCGAGAGCTTCGCCGCCGGAAGCCGGTCCGCCGCCGCCGGCCCGGCCGGGAGCGGGGAAGGTGCTGCGCCCGGAGCGGCCGCCGGATCCTCGAGCCCACCGGCCTGGGCCCGTCGCATGCGCCGCAACCAGGCCATCAGCCAAGGCGCCTCAGCAGCGCACCGCGCGATCCAGTCCGGCGACCATCCGTCGAGCGGAACCGGCGTCGATCTTTCAGAGGGGGAATGA
- a CDS encoding DUF2274 domain-containing protein — protein sequence MSKLKLGPIEDDKPVKLTIEVSGSLHRDLLAYGEALGRETGQPPVEPARLIVPMISRFMATDRGFSKARRSTKSSTQPP from the coding sequence ATGAGCAAGCTCAAGCTGGGTCCCATCGAGGACGACAAGCCGGTCAAGCTGACGATCGAGGTGAGCGGCTCCCTGCACCGCGATCTCCTTGCCTATGGCGAGGCGCTGGGGAGAGAAACCGGCCAGCCGCCGGTCGAACCTGCGCGCTTGATCGTCCCTATGATCTCGCGCTTCATGGCAACCGACCGCGGCTTTTCGAAAGCCCGGCGGAGCACGAAAAGCTCAACCCAGCCCCCGTGA
- a CDS encoding TrbI/VirB10 family protein translates to MSDAPREEDEEATSAPHPPQEMRLRSGRAPVTRLSRKVLLGLGAAAALGVGGALFIALKPQQQTTGSELYNTNNRNTPDGLASLPKDYTGLPKSAPQLGPPLPGDLGRPILNAGAPAPGMSAPAPAEDPEKQRLAQEQEAARTSHLFTTTNIGIQAAPTAPTLPPSASPANPSAASLTSQDHKLAFLNGDVDRRTTSPDRIQPPASPYVLQAGSVIPASLITGLRSDLPGEVTAQVTEDVYDSPTGKILLVPQGARLIGQYDAQIAFGQSRALMVWNRIIMPNGTSVVLERQPGTDTEGYAGLEDEVDNHWGMLFKAALLSTILSVSAEAGTSDSENNLAQAIRQGASQSLNQAGEQVVSRSLSIQPTITIRPGFPVRVLVTHDLVLEPYKG, encoded by the coding sequence GTGAGCGATGCGCCTCGGGAAGAAGACGAGGAGGCCACCAGCGCGCCGCACCCGCCGCAGGAGATGCGGCTGCGATCGGGCCGGGCGCCGGTCACGCGCCTCTCGCGGAAGGTCCTGCTCGGTCTCGGTGCCGCCGCGGCGCTGGGCGTCGGCGGCGCGCTCTTCATCGCCTTGAAGCCCCAGCAGCAGACCACGGGGTCCGAGCTTTACAACACCAATAATCGCAATACGCCCGACGGCTTGGCGTCCTTGCCGAAGGATTATACCGGTCTTCCGAAGAGCGCGCCCCAGCTCGGACCTCCGCTCCCCGGCGACCTCGGCCGACCTATCCTCAACGCCGGTGCGCCGGCACCCGGCATGTCGGCACCGGCGCCTGCTGAAGACCCCGAGAAGCAGCGGCTCGCCCAGGAACAGGAGGCCGCGCGCACGAGCCACCTGTTCACCACGACGAACATCGGCATCCAGGCCGCCCCCACAGCTCCGACCCTGCCGCCATCAGCTTCGCCGGCGAATCCCTCCGCTGCCAGCCTCACCTCCCAGGACCATAAGCTGGCGTTCCTCAACGGGGATGTCGACAGGCGCACGACCAGCCCGGACCGGATCCAGCCGCCGGCGAGCCCGTATGTCCTTCAGGCGGGGTCCGTCATTCCGGCTTCGCTCATCACGGGCCTGCGCTCCGATCTGCCGGGCGAGGTGACGGCCCAGGTGACCGAGGACGTCTACGATAGCCCGACGGGGAAAATCCTTCTCGTTCCGCAAGGCGCGAGGCTGATCGGACAATACGATGCGCAGATCGCCTTCGGCCAATCACGTGCGCTCATGGTGTGGAACCGGATCATCATGCCGAACGGCACGTCCGTCGTGCTGGAACGGCAGCCCGGCACGGATACCGAGGGTTATGCCGGCCTCGAGGACGAGGTCGACAACCATTGGGGCATGCTGTTCAAGGCCGCGCTTCTTTCGACGATCCTCAGCGTCAGCGCGGAAGCCGGCACCAGCGACAGCGAGAACAATCTCGCCCAGGCGATCCGGCAGGGCGCATCGCAAAGCCTCAATCAGGCTGGCGAACAGGTGGTCAGCCGGTCGCTCAGCATCCAACCCACCATCACGATCCGCCCCGGCTTCCCTGTGCGTGTCCTCGTCACTCACGACCTGGTGCTGGAGCCGTACAAAGGCTGA